A single window of Canis lupus familiaris isolate Mischka breed German Shepherd chromosome 7, alternate assembly UU_Cfam_GSD_1.0, whole genome shotgun sequence DNA harbors:
- the MAP1LC3C gene encoding microtubule-associated proteins 1A/1B light chain 3C codes for MQTPQKTQSLRPFKQRKSLATRQEEVAGIRAKFPNKIPVIVERYPREKFLPLLDKTKFLVPQELTMIQFLSIIRSRLVLGATEAFYLLVNNRSLVSMSMTMAEVYRDYKDEDGFVYMTYASQEMFGCLGSEQILPSSPVHVKNQCSNLRRDGSSPVCVVDNPVSEAAPQ; via the exons ATGCAGACACcacagaaaacccaaagcctcaGACCCTTCAAGCAGAGGAAGAGTTTAG CAACCAGACAAGAGGAAGTTGCCGGAATCCGAGCAAAGTTCCCAAACAAGATCCCG GTGATAGTGGAGCGCTACCCCAGGGAGAAGTTCCTGCCCCTACTGGACAAGACCAAGTTCCTGGTCCCACAGGAGCTAACCATGATCCAGTTCCTCAGCATCATCCG gAGCCGCCTGGTCCTTGGGGCCACTGAAGCCTTTTATTTGCTGGTGAACAATCGGAGCCTGGTCAGCATGAGTATGACCATGGCAGAAGTCTACAGGGACTACAAAGATGAGGACGGCTTTGTGTACATGACCTACGCCTCCCAGGAGATGTTTGGCTGCTTAGGGTCGGAGCAAATCCTGCCGTCCTCTCCAGTGCATGTCAAGAACCAGTGCTCTAACCTGCGGAGGGATGGATCATCTCCTGTGTGTGTGGTGGACAATCCAGTGAGTGAGGCTGCCCCACAGTGA